CAAAAGTCTGAGGCTGCAAAATTTTATGCTTGTCGTGGCCAGCTATTTTTTTTACTGCTGCTGGGACTGGCGCTTCGGATTCCTGCTTGCGTTCTCTACGCTGCTCGACTTTTACTCCGGGCTTGCCATCGAACGCAGCGACACCAAGGCCCGAAAGAAGATGTGGCTGGTCCTCAGCGTCACGATCAACCTCGGATTCCTGTGTTTTTTCAAATACTACAATTTTTTCATAGAATCGTTCAGCGATTTTATCGGGAATTTCGGGCTGCACCCGCATTTCAGTACGCTGAGCATCATACTCCCGGTCGGAATCTCGTTTTACACCTTCCACGGACTCTCTTACGTCTTTGACATTTACAACGGCAAGGCAAAGCCCACGACCAACCTCGTCAACTATGCGCTGTTCGTCAGTTTTTTCCCGTTGCTTGTCGCCGGACCCATCGAACGCGCCACGCACCTGCTGCCGCAATTTTTCACAAGGCGTGAAATGACCTACCACCGTATGGTGGACGGAAGTTTCCAAATCCTGTGGGGACTGTTCAAGAAGGTCGTGATTGCCGATAACGCCGCGCAGCTGGTAGACATCATCTTTCATAAGGAAGGCGGCTCAGCCAGTGTATTTGCTCTGGGCCCGATCCTTTTTGCATTCCAGGTTTACGGCGACTTTTCGGGCTATTCCGATATTGCGCTGGGAACCGCCAAATTGTTCGGCATTGACCTGATGACGAATTTCCGCTACCCTTATTTCTCGAGGGATATCGCCGAATTCTGGAGAAGGTGGCACATCTCGCTTTCCACCTGGTTCCGGGATTACCTTTACATTCCGCTGGGCGGCAATAAGGACGGCCTCTGGATCAAGATCCGGAACACCATGATCATTTTTACCGTAAGCGGTTTCTGGCATGGCTCAAGCTGGAATTATATTTTCTGGGGTGTGCTGAACGGACTCTACGTCGTACCGCTCATCCTGCGCAACAGCCACCGTAAAAATATGGAAATCATTGCGGCACACAGCGCCTTACCGTCGTTCAGGGATGCCATGGGCGTCATTATCACGTTCTCTCTGACCTGCTTCGGGTTTATCATCTTCCGCACCGAATCGATGCACCACGCTTTTGCCTATATGGGGCACCTGCTGCACCCGTCAATTCTCTCAATCCCTAAACTGTCCAGCGGCCAGAACACGACCATGCTGATCGTATTGGTGATGGTATCGATCTTATTCATCACCGAATGGTTTTACCGCAGGAAAGAGTACGCGTTCCAGGACATTTACAAAAGCAGCCTGTGGAAGCAGTCTGCGATCATTTTTGTTTTAGTGCTGCTGATTTTCTTCTTTGGCGGAAAGCAGGCAGATTTTATTTATTTCCAATTTTAATAGCTTATGAAACCGTCATTAAAACGTTTAGCCCTATTTCTCGTAGTCGCCGGGGCCACGATATTACTGGCCATTTACCTGCAAACCCGACTGTACCGCGTGATGGACAGCAACGACCGCCGCTTCGTGACCCTTATGGGGATCCTCAACGATAAGAAACATGACAATGTGCTGTTGTTCGGCGACAGCCGCGGCGTGCTGGGCGTAGACACCAAAGTGGTAAAGGCCCGTGCCGGATTTGACGTTCCCATGTACAACCTGGCCAACTTCAGCCAGTCGCTGTATCAGTCGTCGTACTTTTACGGGATGATTGAAAAGAATACCAAAATGGTCGTACAGTGCACCTCACCCGAATTCTTCGCTACCGATGAACCGCACCGGATGCCCGAGGTCAAGGCCATCCCGATGTACCTGAGTGGCTACCGCGCCAATGAGCAGACCAAAAAGCTGATCCCCGACTACAACCGTTTCTTCGACAAGCCCGCAATCGATGGCTACTTTGAGTGCCGTGAGTACTTCAGGAACTATATTACGACCGCCATCAGGCCGTTTTTCGACAACGAACGATACAACCAGTCACTGATGATGGACAAGTATTTCCCGCACATCTATATCGACCAGAAGTCGCCCAATTACCCGGTACAACAGACGGGTTGTGCCAAATACCAACTGTCAAAGTACCCAAAGACACAAATCGCTTTCCTGAAGAAAACCAAGGCCTATTTCGACAGCAAAGGCATCGAATACGTCATCATCCTGATGCCGATAAATCCGGACGACTGTAACGACCACGCGCTCGCTTCGGCGAAAACCAAAGAAATGCTGGAACGTGAAACGGGCATCCGGGTGGTTGACCTGACCAGCCTGCTGCCGGTCAACGATTTTTATGATGCCGTGCACGCCAACCACCACGGCGCAGCAGTGTTGTCCAATACATTGGGAGACAGCTTACAAAAGCGGCGCAGCGTAAAAATGTAAACCACGGCTTTAAATATTTATCGGCTTTTCTTGCAAATACAACGGCGATGCTGTATTATTGCAATCCGATTCGGGCGATTAGCTCAGCTGGTTCAGAGCACTACCTCGACAAGGTAGGGGTCACTGGTTCGAACCCAGTATCGCCCACAAAAAAACTCCATTGAAAAATGGAGTTTTTTTTATGTCTACCGGCAGTGGTCATCATACAACTTAATCACCACTGACAGGCCTTCGGCAGCAAGGTCTTCCGTCGTGATGCGATTGAAGAGTCCCGGGCAGTCCGTGCCGAAATGCAGGTTCACTTCCTTTTCAATGGATTTGGTCCTTTTGATTTTAAACGAATGTCCTGCCCCACGCCCCAGTGTCATATAAAAGTACAACGCATAGGCCATGCCGGCTTTTTTGATGAAGAATTTTTCATTCTCCACGTCGGCATTCGCAAACCCGTTAGGTCCCGCCGCCGGGCTCCAT
The nucleotide sequence above comes from Flavobacterium magnum. Encoded proteins:
- a CDS encoding MBOAT family O-acyltransferase, coding for MLFNSLGFAIFLPIVFILYWFVTNKSLRLQNFMLVVASYFFYCCWDWRFGFLLAFSTLLDFYSGLAIERSDTKARKKMWLVLSVTINLGFLCFFKYYNFFIESFSDFIGNFGLHPHFSTLSIILPVGISFYTFHGLSYVFDIYNGKAKPTTNLVNYALFVSFFPLLVAGPIERATHLLPQFFTRREMTYHRMVDGSFQILWGLFKKVVIADNAAQLVDIIFHKEGGSASVFALGPILFAFQVYGDFSGYSDIALGTAKLFGIDLMTNFRYPYFSRDIAEFWRRWHISLSTWFRDYLYIPLGGNKDGLWIKIRNTMIIFTVSGFWHGSSWNYIFWGVLNGLYVVPLILRNSHRKNMEIIAAHSALPSFRDAMGVIITFSLTCFGFIIFRTESMHHAFAYMGHLLHPSILSIPKLSSGQNTTMLIVLVMVSILFITEWFYRRKEYAFQDIYKSSLWKQSAIIFVLVLLIFFFGGKQADFIYFQF